Within Synechococcus sp. NB0720_010, the genomic segment ACAGCACGTCGCATTGGGCCAGGACACACCATCGTCACGGTCCTCTGCGACAGCGGCGATCGCTATCGGTCACGGCTTTATGACGGTGAGTGGCTGAAGGGCAAAGGTCTGGAGCAACCTGAGCGCGCGGCCTGATCCACATTGGTGGAAGACGATCCGAGGTTGGAGCCAGGGGCGCTGATCGGCGGTCGCTATCGACTCGAGCGCTCCCTTGCGGAGAACCGCTGGCTGGCCAGTGATCAAGCGGCAGCCGATGCGTCGGTGCACCTTCTCCACCTGAGCGGGCTGAGCGATGAGCAGCGGGAGGAGTGGAGCAAGCGCTGGCTTCAGCTGCAGGGGGTCCTCCATCCCCAGCTGCCTCGCTGTGCCGATCTGATCAGCAGCGATGGGGAGCTCTGGCTGCCGCGCCCGTGGCAGGAGGGGGAGTCGTTTCAGGCCTTGCTGGAGGGTGGACAGACTTTCGACGTCCCAGAGGTCCTCGAGCTGTTGCGGCAGCTCTTGCCCCTGATGGCTTTGCTGCACAGCCATCGTCTCTCCTGCGGGGACTGGTCGCCATCCCAACTTCTGAGGCGATCGGCGGATGGGCTGCCCGTCCCCCTAGCCCTGGAGCAGCCAGCCCCATGGGATCCCCAGCGGGATTTGCTGGCTCTCGGCGAGTGCGCCCAAGCCTTGCTGGGTGCTCAGGCCGCGGCGGCCTTGACATCGATTGGGCCCCTGCAGGCCTTGAGTAGCGATCGGCCTGAGCTGCGTTTCCCTTCAGCGGCGGCTGCTCTGGCGGCTTTTCAACACTTCACTCCCGCCTTACCTGCTCCAATCCCGCTGGTTAAGCACTCCACCCCATCGCGGAGGCGCAAGCGGCAGCAGGAGCAGGACGCGGAAGGACGGCTTTGGCCGGTGGTGGTTGCGCTGGTGCTCGCTGCCTTGGTGGGGACCGCCTTGGGTTGGTTGGTCTTGAGCCGGGGCAAGGTCAGTAGCCCAATGGCGCTTCCCAGCTTTCGGCTCCGCTCGAGCTTGCCGGCGGCGGAGATCAATCAGCGGGAGCAGTTGCTCAATCGCCTGCGGGCCCTGCAGGTGGATCGCCGCTGGTTCCTGAAGTTGGTGGACGCCAGCTTTCTGGAGCGTGGTGGCCGGCTGCCATCGGATAGCCAGGCGGATGCACCCCTGCGCATGGTGTGGAGTGAACTGGCTGAGGATTGGCTGAGCCGCGTGGAGCAGTTACCGCTGCCCTTGCGGCCGCGCTTGGGCAATCTCACCGCCACCGATTGGAATCGCCGCCAGCAGAGCTTAGTGGCTCAGGGACTCAGCCCGGAGGTGGTCCAGAAGCTGGTCTCGGGGAGCGCGCTCAACCTGCTGAACGGGTCCCAGGCTGCCGAGATCCCCGCGGAGCCCTTTCGGCAGCTTTGGTATGCCGCTGCGGAACAAGCCCTGGGCAACCTGCAGATCGAGTTGATCGAGGGGAAGCGCAACAGCACCAAGACCGTCTCTGCTTGGGTGCCGGCTGGGGGCGCCCGGGTGTTCCCGATTCAGGTTCCGCCTGGCAGTCGCTTGGTCCTTGGCGTGAGGGGATCGGCGCTGATGCAGATGAGCGTTTTTGCCGCCGATGGACAGCT encodes:
- a CDS encoding serine/threonine protein kinase, with the translated sequence MEDDPRLEPGALIGGRYRLERSLAENRWLASDQAAADASVHLLHLSGLSDEQREEWSKRWLQLQGVLHPQLPRCADLISSDGELWLPRPWQEGESFQALLEGGQTFDVPEVLELLRQLLPLMALLHSHRLSCGDWSPSQLLRRSADGLPVPLALEQPAPWDPQRDLLALGECAQALLGAQAAAALTSIGPLQALSSDRPELRFPSAAAALAAFQHFTPALPAPIPLVKHSTPSRRRKRQQEQDAEGRLWPVVVALVLAALVGTALGWLVLSRGKVSSPMALPSFRLRSSLPAAEINQREQLLNRLRALQVDRRWFLKLVDASFLERGGRLPSDSQADAPLRMVWSELAEDWLSRVEQLPLPLRPRLGNLTATDWNRRQQSLVAQGLSPEVVQKLVSGSALNLLNGSQAAEIPAEPFRQLWYAAAEQALGNLQIELIEGKRNSTKTVSAWVPAGGARVFPIQVPPGSRLVLGVRGSALMQMSVFAADGQLLEARGPLRVVSLGEVKRSPVQVLISNDGLSSANLTLSLRVDPNQ